Proteins encoded in a region of the Chrysiogenia bacterium genome:
- a CDS encoding patatin-like phospholipase family protein: MQNPNGGNGAGLPAANEEPEKLAVCLCGGGLTGAFYEVGVLRALDEYLGPGSVRSLFDVWVGTSAGASVAGFLSQGVSPERLFQAMNNLDDPFFPFRRADVFRPDLKRWGVAAMKAAGYYFFGVLANALRMPGTPPIDWGRMVERQLPGGMFSLDAYRASYEKSLKRNGLAQSFLDLGRDLVIPALELETGERWAFAKGGELETTPIALAVAASSAIPGFFDPVRIRDRNFIDGGSGQVAHVDLAVERGAKSIVVINPMVPVQLNRPHQTLMDSTEQIDSIAGRGPIKVWAQALRISTANKLRMALKRYTVERPDLKVFLIEPPLDDATMFLFSNMDESSRHTVLAHGYNTTRRALEETGEGLRQLVAGARHRWEPKKGPSGPPGPKEGEFHILCGEDECPPEGPPLVGTGW, from the coding sequence ATGCAGAACCCAAACGGCGGCAACGGAGCAGGTCTGCCGGCAGCGAACGAAGAACCCGAGAAACTGGCCGTGTGCCTTTGCGGCGGCGGCCTGACCGGCGCGTTCTACGAAGTCGGCGTGCTGCGCGCCCTGGACGAGTATCTGGGGCCAGGCAGCGTGCGCAGTCTCTTCGATGTCTGGGTGGGCACTTCCGCTGGCGCGAGCGTGGCGGGCTTCCTCAGCCAGGGCGTCTCGCCCGAGCGCCTGTTCCAGGCGATGAACAACCTCGACGATCCGTTCTTCCCCTTCCGCCGCGCCGATGTGTTCCGGCCCGACCTCAAGCGCTGGGGCGTCGCGGCGATGAAGGCCGCCGGGTATTACTTCTTCGGCGTGCTGGCCAACGCGCTGCGGATGCCCGGCACGCCGCCCATTGACTGGGGCCGCATGGTGGAGCGCCAGCTTCCCGGCGGGATGTTCTCGCTCGATGCCTACCGCGCTTCCTACGAAAAATCTCTCAAGCGAAACGGGTTGGCGCAGTCGTTCCTGGACCTCGGGCGCGACCTGGTGATCCCCGCGCTGGAGCTTGAAACCGGCGAGCGCTGGGCCTTTGCCAAGGGCGGCGAGCTGGAGACGACGCCCATTGCGCTCGCCGTGGCGGCCAGTTCCGCCATTCCCGGATTCTTCGACCCGGTGCGTATTCGAGATCGCAATTTTATCGACGGCGGCAGCGGGCAGGTCGCCCACGTCGATCTCGCCGTCGAGCGCGGGGCCAAGTCCATCGTGGTCATCAACCCGATGGTGCCCGTCCAGCTCAACCGGCCCCACCAGACGCTCATGGACTCGACCGAGCAGATCGACTCCATCGCCGGGCGCGGGCCCATCAAAGTCTGGGCCCAGGCGCTTCGCATCAGCACCGCCAACAAGCTGCGCATGGCCCTCAAGCGCTACACTGTCGAGCGCCCGGATCTGAAGGTCTTCCTGATCGAGCCACCGCTCGACGATGCCACGATGTTTCTCTTCTCCAATATGGATGAATCGAGCCGTCACACGGTTCTGGCCCACGGCTACAACACGACCCGGCGGGCGCTGGAGGAGACCGGGGAGGGCCTGCGCCAACTGGTCGCCGGGGCCCGCCACCGCTGGGAGCCCAAAAAAGGCCCTTCAGGGCCTCCAGGGCCCAAAGAGGGCGAATTCCACATCCTCTGCGGCGAGGACGAGTGCCCCCCTGAGGGGCCGCCGCTGGTGGGAACGGGCTGGTAG